In Serratia marcescens subsp. marcescens ATCC 13880, a single genomic region encodes these proteins:
- the secY gene encoding preprotein translocase subunit SecY yields MAKQPGLDFQSAKGGLGELKRRLLFVIGALIVFRIGSFIPIPGIDATVLAKLLEQQRGTIIEMFNMFSGGALSRASIFALGIMPYISASIIIQLLTVVHPALAEIKKEGEAGRRKISQYTRYGTLVLAIFQSIGIATGLPNMPGMQGLVLNPGFAFYFTAVVSLVTGTMFLMWLGEQITERGIGNGISIIIFAGIVAGLPPAVAHTIEQARQGDLHFLLLLLVAVLVFAVTFFVVFIERGQRRIVVNYAKRQQGRRVYAAQSTHLPLKVNMAGVIPAIFASSIILFPATIASWFGGGTGWNWLTTISLYLQPGQPLYVLLYASAIIFFCFFYTALVFNPRETADNLKKSGAFVPGIRPGEQTAKYIDKVMTRLTLVGAMYITFICLIPEFMRDAMKVPFYFGGTSLLIVVVVIMDFMAQVQTLMMSSQYESALKKANLKGYNR; encoded by the coding sequence ATGGCTAAGCAACCAGGATTAGATTTTCAAAGTGCTAAAGGCGGGCTCGGCGAGCTGAAGCGCAGACTTTTGTTTGTCATCGGCGCGCTGATTGTCTTCCGCATCGGCTCTTTCATTCCGATTCCTGGTATCGATGCCACTGTGCTTGCCAAATTGCTTGAGCAGCAGAGAGGCACTATCATTGAAATGTTTAACATGTTCTCTGGTGGTGCCCTCAGCCGTGCTTCTATCTTTGCTCTGGGGATCATGCCGTATATCTCGGCGTCGATCATTATCCAGCTGCTGACGGTGGTTCATCCAGCGTTGGCGGAAATCAAGAAAGAAGGGGAGGCTGGCCGTCGCAAGATTAGCCAGTACACCCGCTACGGTACGCTGGTATTGGCCATATTCCAGTCGATCGGTATTGCTACCGGTCTGCCGAATATGCCTGGTATGCAGGGCCTGGTGTTAAACCCAGGCTTTGCATTCTACTTTACTGCGGTTGTGAGCCTGGTAACCGGGACAATGTTCCTGATGTGGTTGGGTGAGCAGATTACTGAGCGCGGTATCGGCAACGGTATCTCGATCATTATCTTCGCGGGTATTGTAGCGGGGCTCCCGCCGGCAGTGGCCCATACTATCGAGCAAGCGCGGCAAGGCGACCTGCACTTCCTCCTGCTGCTGTTGGTTGCAGTATTGGTGTTTGCAGTAACCTTCTTCGTTGTTTTCATCGAGCGTGGTCAACGTCGTATCGTCGTTAACTATGCGAAGCGTCAACAAGGTCGTCGTGTTTATGCAGCACAGAGTACACACTTACCGTTGAAAGTGAACATGGCGGGTGTTATCCCGGCGATTTTCGCTTCCAGCATTATTCTGTTCCCGGCCACGATTGCATCATGGTTTGGGGGCGGTACCGGTTGGAACTGGCTGACTACGATTTCGCTGTATTTGCAGCCAGGGCAACCGCTTTATGTGTTACTCTATGCGTCTGCAATCATCTTCTTCTGTTTCTTCTACACGGCGTTGGTCTTCAACCCGCGTGAGACAGCAGATAACCTGAAGAAGTCCGGTGCCTTCGTACCAGGAATTCGTCCGGGAGAGCAAACGGCGAAGTATATCGATAAAGTAATGACGCGTTTAACCCTGGTGGGCGCGATGTACATTACTTTCATCTGCCTGATCCCGGAGTTCATGCGTGATGCAATGAAAGTACCATTCTACTTTGGTGGTACCTCGCTACTGATCGTGGTTGTCGTCATCATGGACTTTATGGCTCAAGTGCAAACTCTGATGATGTCAAGTCAGTACGAGTCTGCATTGAAGAAAGCAAATCTGAAAGGCTATAACCGCTAG
- the rplO gene encoding 50S ribosomal protein L15: MRLNTLSPAEGAKHAPKRVGRGIGSGLGKTGGRGHKGQKSRSGGGVRRGFEGGQMPLYRRLPKFGFTSRKAMITAEVRLSELALVEGDVIDLNALKAANVVGVQIEFAKVVLSGEVARPVTLRGLRVTKGARAAIEAAGGKIEE, translated from the coding sequence ATGCGTTTAAATACTCTGTCTCCGGCTGAAGGTGCCAAGCATGCGCCTAAGCGTGTAGGTCGTGGTATTGGTTCTGGCCTGGGTAAAACCGGCGGCCGTGGTCACAAAGGTCAGAAGTCTCGTTCTGGCGGTGGCGTACGTCGTGGTTTCGAAGGTGGTCAGATGCCTCTGTACCGTCGTCTGCCGAAATTCGGCTTCACTTCACGCAAAGCGATGATCACGGCAGAAGTTCGTCTGTCTGAACTGGCTCTGGTTGAAGGCGATGTTATCGACCTGAACGCGCTGAAAGCCGCTAACGTAGTTGGTGTCCAGATCGAATTCGCGAAAGTTGTACTTTCTGGCGAAGTCGCTCGTCCGGTAACCCTGCGTGGTCTGCGTGTCACCAAAGGCGCTCGTGCTGCTATCGAGGCTGCTGGCGGTAAAATTGAGGAATAA
- the rpmD gene encoding 50S ribosomal protein L30: MAKTIKVTQTRSSIGRLPKHKATLLGLGLRRIGHTVEREDTPAVRGMVNLVSYMVKVEE; encoded by the coding sequence ATGGCTAAGACTATTAAAGTTACACAAACTCGCAGCTCAATTGGCCGTCTGCCGAAGCATAAAGCTACTCTGCTCGGTCTGGGTCTGCGTCGTATTGGTCACACCGTAGAGCGCGAGGATACTCCTGCTGTTCGCGGTATGGTCAACCTGGTTTCCTACATGGTTAAAGTTGAGGAGTAA
- the rpsE gene encoding 30S ribosomal protein S5 encodes MAHIEKQAGELQEKLIAVNRVSKTVKGGRIFSFTALTVVGDGNGRVGFGYGKAREVPAAIQKAMEKARRNMMNVALNSGTLQHPVKGAHTGSRVFMQPAHEGTGIIAGGAMRAVLEVAGVHNVLAKAYGSTNPINVVRATIDALANMKSPEMVAAKRGKSVADILG; translated from the coding sequence ATGGCTCACATCGAAAAACAAGCTGGCGAACTGCAGGAAAAGCTGATCGCGGTAAACCGCGTATCTAAAACCGTAAAAGGTGGCCGTATTTTCAGCTTTACCGCACTGACTGTAGTTGGTGATGGTAACGGTCGCGTTGGTTTTGGCTACGGCAAAGCACGCGAAGTTCCAGCAGCGATCCAGAAAGCGATGGAAAAAGCCCGTCGCAACATGATGAACGTCGCGCTGAACAGCGGCACCCTGCAGCACCCTGTTAAGGGCGCTCACACGGGTTCTCGCGTGTTCATGCAGCCTGCTCATGAAGGTACCGGTATCATCGCGGGCGGTGCAATGCGCGCCGTTCTCGAAGTTGCTGGGGTGCACAACGTATTGGCTAAAGCTTATGGTTCCACCAACCCGATCAACGTGGTTCGTGCAACTATCGACGCTCTGGCGAATATGAAGTCTCCTGAAATGGTCGCTGCTAAGCGTGGTAAATCCGTTGCCGACATTCTGGGGTAA
- the rplR gene encoding 50S ribosomal protein L18, with translation MDKKSARIRRATRARRKLQELGATRLVVHRTPRHIYAQVIAPNGSEVLVAASTLEKAIAEQLKYSGNKDAAAAVGKALAERALEKGIAKVSFDRSGFQYHGRVQALADAAREAGLQF, from the coding sequence ATGGATAAGAAATCTGCTCGTATCCGTCGTGCGACCCGCGCACGCCGCAAGCTCCAAGAGCTGGGTGCAACCCGCCTGGTGGTACATCGTACCCCGCGTCACATTTACGCACAGGTGATTGCTCCAAACGGTTCTGAAGTACTGGTAGCCGCTTCTACTTTAGAAAAAGCTATCGCGGAGCAACTGAAGTATTCCGGTAACAAAGACGCAGCAGCAGCCGTAGGTAAAGCTCTGGCTGAGCGCGCGTTGGAAAAAGGGATTGCGAAAGTATCCTTTGACCGTTCCGGTTTCCAATATCATGGTCGAGTCCAGGCACTGGCAGATGCTGCCCGTGAAGCTGGCCTTCAGTTCTAA
- the rplF gene encoding 50S ribosomal protein L6, with the protein MSRVAKAPVVIPAGVEVKLNGQVISIKGKNGELTRTIHDAVEVKQEANALTFAPREGFANAWAQAGTTRALLNAMVVGVTEGFTKKLQLVGVGYRAAVKGNVVNLALGFSHPIDHQLPAGITAECPSQTEIVLKGADKQVIGQVAADLRAYRRPEPYKGKGVRYADEVVRTKEAKKK; encoded by the coding sequence ATGTCTCGTGTTGCAAAAGCACCCGTCGTCATTCCTGCCGGCGTAGAGGTAAAACTCAACGGTCAGGTTATTTCGATTAAGGGTAAAAACGGCGAGTTGACTCGTACTATCCACGACGCCGTTGAAGTGAAGCAAGAAGCTAACGCACTGACTTTCGCTCCGCGCGAAGGTTTTGCTAACGCATGGGCCCAAGCGGGTACCACGCGCGCTCTGCTGAACGCAATGGTTGTTGGTGTTACCGAAGGCTTCACCAAGAAGCTTCAACTGGTAGGTGTTGGTTATCGTGCTGCCGTTAAAGGCAACGTGGTGAATTTGGCCCTGGGCTTCTCTCACCCTATCGATCACCAGCTGCCGGCAGGTATCACTGCTGAATGCCCAAGCCAAACTGAAATCGTGCTGAAAGGCGCTGATAAGCAGGTAATTGGCCAGGTAGCAGCAGATCTGCGCGCTTACCGTCGTCCTGAGCCTTACAAAGGCAAGGGTGTTCGTTACGCCGACGAAGTCGTGCGTACCAAAGAGGCTAAGAAGAAGTAA